A section of the Ciceribacter thiooxidans genome encodes:
- a CDS encoding 5'-methylthioadenosine/S-adenosylhomocysteine nucleosidase (Enables the cleavage of the glycosidic bond in both 5'-methylthioadenosine and S-adenosylhomocysteine) → MTFELKSVGGKSVLFVMAAEAEYGPFLRSRFTPLMTGVGPVEATLALTRAVAVLEAGKTLPDLVVSLGSAGSNTLEQTEIYQVGSVSYRDMDASPLGFEKGRTPFVDLPPVVDLPLRIPGIPTASLSTGANIVSGEAYHAIAADMVDMETFAVFRVCSTFGLPLIGLRGISDGKDELRHVGDWTEYLHIIDQKLAGSVDALFAGLEDGLFWF, encoded by the coding sequence GTGACGTTCGAACTGAAATCCGTTGGCGGAAAGTCGGTCCTTTTCGTCATGGCCGCAGAGGCGGAATATGGTCCCTTCCTGCGGTCGCGCTTCACCCCGCTGATGACCGGCGTCGGTCCGGTAGAAGCGACACTTGCTCTAACCAGAGCCGTTGCCGTCCTGGAGGCGGGAAAGACGCTTCCGGATCTCGTCGTCTCGCTGGGTTCCGCAGGCTCAAACACCCTTGAGCAAACGGAGATCTATCAGGTTGGATCGGTCTCCTATCGCGACATGGACGCCTCGCCACTCGGCTTCGAGAAGGGCCGCACGCCATTTGTCGATCTTCCCCCCGTCGTCGATCTGCCTTTGCGTATCCCCGGCATTCCGACAGCCAGCCTCTCGACCGGCGCCAACATCGTTTCCGGTGAAGCCTATCATGCAATCGCAGCCGACATGGTCGACATGGAGACCTTTGCGGTCTTTCGGGTGTGCAGCACGTTCGGCTTGCCACTGATCGGCCTTCGGGGCATCTCAGACGGGAAGGACGAGCTTCGGCACGTCGGCGACTGGACGGAATACCTCCATATCATCGACCAGAAGCTCGCCGGCAGCGTCGATGCTCTGTTTGCGGGGCTTGAGGACGGCCTCTTCTGGTTCTGA
- a CDS encoding DUF1513 domain-containing protein yields the protein MRKSALIDRRSFIKAAGAAFLAGLSFEAAFALGRTDAVFASGFRAPGGTYGLALLSEEGEIIAQVDLPGRMHGLTSCTATGKVVAFARRPGTFAIAVDPGASSEPTVFACGENRHFFGHGGFSPNGHLLYACENDFNNNRGVIGIYDAANGFSRLGEVPAHGVGTHDMTVSDDGSLLIIANGGIETHPDFGRTKLNLDHMEPSLVICDARTGALVEKHVLPANLRQLSTRHLALAERGRIWFACQYEGARNGLPPLVGYFGQGEDLRFIDLPEETTDGLANYVGAIAVDRRSGLVGITSPKGGLAVTLSGTSGAVVKQTRIANAAGIAPGVNGFAVSSYDGRFGRTQSAIAWDQHIGRLGTL from the coding sequence GTGCGGAAAAGTGCGCTCATCGACCGTCGCAGTTTCATCAAAGCCGCAGGCGCCGCCTTTCTGGCAGGCCTCTCCTTCGAAGCCGCCTTCGCGCTCGGGCGCACCGACGCCGTCTTCGCCTCCGGTTTTCGCGCGCCCGGTGGCACCTATGGCTTGGCGCTCCTCAGCGAAGAAGGCGAGATCATTGCGCAGGTGGATCTTCCCGGGCGGATGCATGGACTGACCTCCTGCACGGCGACTGGCAAGGTGGTCGCCTTCGCGCGCAGACCCGGCACCTTTGCCATTGCCGTCGATCCCGGCGCCAGCTCGGAACCGACGGTCTTCGCCTGCGGCGAGAACCGGCACTTTTTCGGCCATGGCGGTTTCTCGCCGAACGGGCACCTCCTCTATGCCTGCGAGAACGATTTCAACAATAACCGCGGCGTCATCGGCATCTACGACGCCGCGAACGGCTTTTCCCGTCTGGGCGAAGTTCCGGCGCATGGCGTCGGAACACACGATATGACGGTCAGCGACGACGGAAGCCTGCTCATCATCGCCAATGGCGGGATCGAGACCCACCCCGACTTTGGGCGGACAAAGCTCAACCTCGATCACATGGAGCCGAGCCTCGTCATCTGCGACGCGAGAACCGGGGCGCTCGTCGAAAAGCATGTGCTTCCAGCGAACCTCCGGCAGCTTTCGACGCGTCATCTTGCACTCGCCGAACGCGGCCGTATCTGGTTCGCCTGCCAGTACGAAGGCGCGCGCAACGGCCTGCCGCCACTCGTGGGCTATTTCGGCCAAGGGGAAGACCTTCGATTTATCGACCTGCCTGAGGAGACGACGGATGGGCTTGCAAACTATGTCGGTGCGATTGCCGTCGACCGTCGCAGCGGTCTCGTCGGCATCACCTCACCCAAAGGTGGGCTTGCAGTGACCCTCAGCGGAACCAGCGGCGCGGTGGTGAAACAGACACGAATCGCGAATGCGGCAGGAATCGCGCCGGGCGTGAACGGTTTCGCCGTATCCTCCTATGACGGGCGTTTCGGGAGAACACAGAGCGCCATCGCCTGGGACCAGCATATCGGTCGCCTCGGCACGCTTTGA
- a CDS encoding di-heme oxidoredictase family protein, which yields MHLPPTPRYRLAFFAAASLLFAPLVGATEAKRNDLSAEDTTRVEDVTRPTNDFSRPEQYEAMPGGATTSRNPIDADAFSHASANLGFSEEENFRLGKALFEKLWVSSPSSTQASDGLGPLFNARSCHSCHLKNGRGHPPENDAGSSSSMILRLARPARTDKERQTLAELKVVSFADDTYGNQLQDVAVPGLAAEGRGTVTYTEERVTLAGGETIMLRKPQYSVADLGYGPLGTDTTLSARIANPIIGMGLIEAIADADILAMADPEDRNGDGISGRAARARDHRTGELQLGRFGWKAQNASVRDQSSSAFVGDLGISTPDAPGHWGDCTSAQAPCREMPNGIQTRLGNTEAPDPVLELVTFYSENLAVPTRRDVGSPDVLRGKALFYRIGCIACHTPKYVTRRDAANKAQAFQLIWPYSDFLLHDMGEGLADGQQVGDATDREWRTPPLWGIGLTDDVNGHTFFLHDGRARNLTEAILWHGGEAERARNAFASAAPEARRHLIRFLESL from the coding sequence CTGCATCTCCCCCCTACCCCACGGTACCGGCTGGCCTTTTTCGCGGCAGCCTCTCTTCTGTTCGCTCCGCTCGTTGGTGCCACGGAGGCGAAGCGCAATGATCTGTCCGCGGAAGACACCACCCGCGTCGAGGATGTCACGCGGCCGACCAATGACTTCTCCAGGCCGGAACAATACGAGGCAATGCCGGGCGGAGCGACAACGTCACGAAACCCCATCGACGCTGATGCGTTCTCCCACGCCTCGGCCAATCTCGGCTTTTCGGAAGAAGAGAATTTCAGGCTCGGCAAAGCGCTGTTTGAAAAACTCTGGGTTTCCTCCCCATCCTCCACCCAGGCTTCCGATGGCCTCGGTCCGCTGTTCAACGCGCGTTCCTGCCATAGCTGTCACCTGAAAAACGGTCGCGGACACCCGCCGGAGAATGACGCAGGCAGTAGTTCCTCGATGATCCTGAGGCTTGCTCGCCCCGCTCGCACCGACAAAGAACGACAGACGCTCGCAGAACTGAAGGTCGTGAGCTTTGCGGACGATACATACGGCAATCAGCTTCAGGACGTGGCCGTCCCCGGTCTCGCTGCAGAAGGCCGGGGGACGGTGACGTACACCGAAGAGCGGGTCACGCTCGCAGGTGGCGAGACGATCATGCTGCGCAAGCCGCAATACAGCGTAGCAGATCTCGGCTACGGACCGCTCGGCACAGACACGACGCTCTCGGCGCGCATTGCCAATCCGATCATCGGCATGGGTCTCATAGAGGCGATCGCCGATGCCGACATCCTTGCGATGGCCGATCCGGAAGACCGCAACGGCGATGGTATTTCCGGCCGTGCGGCGCGCGCCCGCGACCACCGCACCGGTGAACTGCAACTCGGACGCTTCGGCTGGAAGGCGCAGAATGCCTCCGTTCGCGATCAAAGTTCCAGTGCGTTCGTGGGAGATCTCGGTATCTCGACGCCCGACGCTCCCGGCCATTGGGGTGATTGCACGAGCGCGCAAGCGCCATGCCGGGAGATGCCGAACGGCATACAGACGCGACTTGGCAATACGGAGGCCCCAGATCCGGTGCTCGAACTGGTGACCTTCTATTCGGAAAATCTCGCCGTACCGACCCGCCGTGACGTCGGCAGCCCGGACGTCCTGAGGGGAAAGGCTCTGTTTTACCGCATCGGCTGCATTGCCTGCCACACGCCGAAATACGTGACGCGGCGCGACGCGGCCAACAAGGCCCAAGCCTTTCAGTTGATCTGGCCCTATTCGGACTTCCTGCTGCATGACATGGGCGAAGGACTTGCCGACGGCCAGCAGGTTGGAGATGCCACAGATCGGGAGTGGCGCACTCCTCCGTTATGGGGCATCGGGTTGACCGACGACGTCAACGGGCACACCTTCTTCCTTCACGATGGTCGCGCGCGCAACCTCACCGAGGCCATTCTCTGGCACGGCGGTGAAGCGGAACGGGCACGCAACGCATTCGCTTCGGCCGCGCCGGAAGCGCGCCGACACCTGATCAGATTTCTGGAGTCGTTGTGA
- a CDS encoding imelysin family protein: MTRKSVLGATVALVVASAAMIAAPVLAAPDAAQVLRHYAALAQAKYEDSLSTAQALDAAIDALIAKPSEETLKAARAAWVTARAPYQQSEVYRFGSPIVDAWEGKVNAWPLDEGLIDYVDAAYGTESDENTLYVANVIANPQIKIGGKDVDASEITPEFLAETLHEAGEIEANVATGYHAIEFLLWGQDLNGTGPGAGNRPYTDYDLKNCTNGHCDRRAAYLKAASTLLVSDLQEMVAVWQPDGEATKALEADAKAGIGAILTGMGSLSYGELAGERMKLGVLLHDPEEEHDCFSDNTHNSHLNDAIGIASAYTGEYVRVDGTRMTGPSLSELVAAQDPALDTEMKSKLEKTLAAMNAMAKRAEAVEAYDQMIGEGNVEGNATVQAAIDGLIDQTKTIERIIASQDLGTVELEGSDSLDHPEAVFQ, from the coding sequence ATGACCCGGAAATCTGTTCTTGGTGCCACCGTCGCATTGGTGGTTGCGTCGGCGGCCATGATCGCCGCACCCGTCCTCGCCGCGCCCGATGCGGCGCAGGTGCTGAGACATTACGCTGCCCTCGCTCAGGCGAAGTATGAGGATTCCCTGTCGACGGCCCAAGCCCTTGACGCCGCTATCGACGCGCTGATCGCCAAGCCGAGCGAGGAGACGCTTAAAGCGGCGCGCGCAGCCTGGGTCACGGCTCGCGCGCCCTATCAGCAGTCGGAGGTGTATCGCTTCGGTAGTCCGATCGTCGATGCCTGGGAAGGCAAGGTGAATGCCTGGCCACTTGACGAGGGACTGATCGACTACGTCGACGCGGCCTACGGCACCGAAAGCGACGAGAATACACTCTACGTGGCGAACGTCATTGCCAATCCGCAGATCAAGATCGGTGGCAAGGACGTGGACGCCTCGGAGATCACACCGGAGTTCCTCGCTGAAACGCTGCACGAGGCCGGCGAGATCGAGGCGAACGTGGCCACCGGCTATCACGCCATCGAATTCCTCCTCTGGGGACAGGATCTGAACGGTACCGGCCCCGGCGCCGGCAACCGACCCTATACCGACTACGATCTGAAGAATTGCACCAACGGTCATTGCGACCGTCGGGCCGCGTATCTCAAGGCAGCGTCGACCCTGCTCGTCTCGGACCTGCAGGAGATGGTGGCCGTATGGCAGCCGGACGGTGAAGCCACGAAGGCCTTGGAGGCCGACGCAAAGGCCGGGATCGGTGCGATCCTCACCGGCATGGGTTCACTTTCCTATGGAGAACTCGCCGGTGAGCGCATGAAGCTCGGGGTGCTGTTGCATGATCCCGAAGAGGAGCACGACTGCTTCTCCGACAACACCCACAACTCGCATCTGAACGACGCCATCGGCATCGCGTCGGCCTATACCGGTGAATACGTCCGCGTGGACGGCACGAGAATGACCGGTCCATCGCTGTCCGAGCTTGTTGCCGCCCAAGACCCGGCGCTCGACACCGAGATGAAGTCGAAACTCGAGAAGACGCTCGCGGCCATGAACGCTATGGCCAAACGCGCCGAAGCCGTCGAGGCCTACGATCAGATGATCGGTGAAGGCAATGTGGAGGGCAACGCCACCGTGCAGGCTGCGATCGACGGCCTGATCGACCAGACCAAGACGATCGAGCGCATCATTGCCTCACAGGATCTCGGCACTGTCGAACTCGAGGGCTCGGACAGCCTCGACCATCCCGAAGCTGTGTTCCAATAA
- a CDS encoding imelysin family protein, with the protein MKSLIRSMTALLVAILPATAQETSTPTLQANAIPAVLEKAVDRFIRPGYRDFRDRAGDFEDAMQALCATPSQEQLTAARDTFVKTVEAWSKIEIVRVGPAIEANRFERILFYPDRKSTGLKQVQALLANPDESATRAETLREKSVAMQGLGAAEFVLYGTDFELLLREPNGFRCRYGAAIAGNLEHLGSELAAEWDEPSGVQDAWKHPGADNAYFRDNREAMTALLGILVHGAEAVRDQRIETFYKGEDAKTLPRQAIFWRSGLTFASIRGNFEGMRTLIDQSDMQELLDPGSRSIVTSIDFVLKSLIRTAGAVSPDVETAVTSPEERSRLDFLLLNGKDLILRLNDDFGGALGLGAGFSFSDGD; encoded by the coding sequence ATCAAATCTCTCATCCGTTCGATGACCGCCCTCCTGGTCGCAATCCTTCCCGCGACCGCGCAGGAGACCTCAACTCCGACACTTCAGGCGAATGCTATACCCGCCGTGTTGGAAAAAGCTGTCGACCGTTTCATCCGTCCGGGTTATCGGGATTTCCGGGACAGGGCAGGAGACTTCGAAGACGCGATGCAGGCGCTCTGCGCCACGCCTTCGCAGGAGCAGCTAACCGCCGCCCGAGACACTTTCGTCAAGACCGTCGAGGCATGGTCGAAAATCGAGATCGTCCGTGTCGGGCCGGCGATCGAGGCCAACCGTTTCGAACGCATTCTGTTCTACCCCGACCGTAAGAGCACCGGACTGAAACAAGTGCAGGCACTGCTTGCCAACCCGGACGAGAGCGCCACGAGGGCGGAGACGCTCAGGGAGAAGAGCGTCGCCATGCAAGGTCTCGGGGCCGCGGAATTCGTGCTCTACGGCACCGATTTCGAACTCCTGCTGCGAGAGCCGAACGGCTTCCGTTGCCGCTATGGTGCGGCGATCGCCGGAAACCTCGAGCATCTCGGAAGCGAACTTGCCGCAGAATGGGACGAGCCGAGTGGCGTTCAGGACGCCTGGAAGCATCCCGGCGCCGACAACGCCTACTTCCGGGATAATCGCGAGGCGATGACCGCCCTGCTCGGTATTCTCGTCCATGGCGCCGAGGCGGTCCGCGACCAACGCATCGAGACATTCTACAAGGGGGAGGATGCCAAGACATTGCCACGGCAGGCGATCTTCTGGCGCTCCGGCCTCACCTTCGCGTCCATCCGCGGCAATTTCGAAGGCATGCGCACGCTGATAGACCAGTCAGACATGCAGGAACTCCTCGATCCAGGCTCTCGCTCGATCGTTACTTCCATTGATTTCGTCCTTAAATCACTGATCCGGACTGCCGGCGCCGTCAGCCCCGATGTCGAGACGGCGGTCACGTCGCCGGAAGAACGCTCCCGGCTCGATTTCCTGCTGCTGAACGGCAAAGACCTGATCCTGCGGCTCAACGACGATTTTGGCGGCGCACTCGGTCTCGGCGCCGGCTTCTCCTTCTCGGACGGAGATTGA
- a CDS encoding septal ring lytic transglycosylase RlpA family protein has protein sequence MKNIRRSIATAAAIAAFGAIAPAQASANSSCGGASWYALHSRTASGERMNPSLLTAAHKSLRFGTKLKVTNARNGRSVVVRINDRGPFVRGRVLDLSKAAAQNIGMVQTGHAKVCYEIIG, from the coding sequence TTGAAGAATATCCGGCGCTCTATTGCGACCGCTGCAGCTATAGCTGCATTCGGTGCTATCGCCCCTGCGCAGGCTTCTGCAAACTCGTCCTGCGGCGGTGCTTCATGGTATGCCCTTCACTCACGCACTGCTTCGGGTGAACGGATGAATCCTTCTCTTCTTACCGCGGCCCATAAGTCGCTCCGGTTCGGCACCAAACTCAAGGTGACGAATGCGAGGAACGGCCGGAGCGTCGTGGTCCGGATCAACGATCGCGGCCCCTTCGTGCGAGGGCGTGTGCTCGACCTCTCCAAGGCAGCCGCCCAGAACATCGGCATGGTTCAGACCGGCCATGCCAAGGTCTGCTACGAGATCATCGGCTGA
- a CDS encoding RsmB/NOP family class I SAM-dependent RNA methyltransferase: MRLGGRLAGAIEILADIETRRRPVADALKDWGLSHRFAGSGDRAAIGNIVYDALRMKLSHGWLMDDDSAAALGYAVLLRQWGFTPDSLARELDGDSFAPAALGSEQLSAFAARRIEDAPPHVQGDIPEWVQPSLETAFGDDWLDEAKALAKRPTLDLRANTLKASRDKVLKALDRVGAQAAQIARYGIRIPAGEGPSRLPNVTAELSFQKGWFEVQDEGSQIVADLVDPREGEQVLDFCAGGGGKTLAMAAAMHNKGQVHAYDADRKRLAPIIERLKRAGTHNVQVHDSISAITPLTGRFDRVLVDAPCTGTGTWRRRPDTKWRLTLRNLQERVEQQKEALAEASAYVKPGGELLYVTCSLLPEENDDQVRDFCEAHPEFEIASAFDTWERLFSASGSRPRSRNGLTLTLSPAATDTDGFFFCRMRRRS, translated from the coding sequence ATGCGTTTAGGCGGCCGCCTTGCCGGCGCGATCGAAATTCTGGCCGATATAGAGACCCGTCGCCGGCCGGTCGCCGATGCGCTGAAGGACTGGGGACTGTCGCACCGCTTTGCCGGTTCGGGTGACCGCGCGGCGATCGGCAACATCGTCTACGACGCGCTGCGCATGAAACTCTCCCATGGCTGGCTCATGGACGACGACAGCGCGGCGGCACTCGGCTATGCGGTGCTCCTTCGCCAATGGGGCTTTACCCCAGACAGTCTTGCGCGCGAACTCGACGGCGACAGCTTCGCCCCGGCCGCGCTCGGTTCAGAACAGCTTTCCGCTTTTGCGGCGCGCCGGATTGAGGACGCTCCTCCCCATGTGCAGGGAGATATTCCCGAATGGGTGCAGCCGTCACTGGAAACCGCATTCGGCGACGACTGGCTCGACGAGGCCAAGGCACTCGCGAAACGCCCCACGCTCGATCTACGCGCCAATACACTCAAGGCCTCGCGCGACAAGGTGCTGAAGGCACTTGATCGCGTCGGCGCCCAGGCCGCCCAGATCGCCCGCTACGGCATACGCATTCCCGCCGGCGAAGGCCCTTCTCGGCTCCCAAACGTGACGGCCGAGCTTTCCTTCCAGAAGGGTTGGTTCGAAGTTCAGGACGAGGGGTCGCAGATCGTCGCCGATCTCGTCGACCCTCGTGAAGGCGAGCAGGTTCTCGATTTCTGCGCCGGCGGCGGCGGCAAGACGCTGGCCATGGCCGCAGCCATGCACAACAAGGGTCAGGTCCACGCCTACGACGCCGATCGCAAGCGGCTCGCGCCGATCATCGAACGCCTGAAACGCGCCGGCACGCACAATGTCCAGGTCCACGATTCCATCTCCGCGATCACCCCACTGACCGGCCGCTTCGACCGCGTTCTCGTGGATGCGCCATGCACTGGGACCGGCACGTGGCGCCGCCGCCCCGACACCAAGTGGCGCCTGACGCTGCGCAATCTCCAGGAGCGCGTCGAACAGCAGAAAGAAGCGCTCGCCGAAGCCTCGGCTTACGTAAAGCCCGGCGGCGAACTGCTTTACGTCACATGCTCCCTGCTTCCCGAGGAAAATGACGATCAGGTCCGAGACTTCTGCGAGGCCCATCCGGAATTCGAGATCGCTTCGGCGTTCGACACCTGGGAGCGACTCTTTTCCGCTTCGGGGTCACGTCCACGCAGCCGTAATGGTCTTACGCTGACCCTGAGCCCCGCCGCCACGGATACGGATGGCTTCTTCTTCTGCCGCATGCGCCGCCGCAGCTGA
- a CDS encoding PaaI family thioesterase produces MSDMDSEDVHERIRQSFARQGAMETLGAELTRISQGVVEIELPFDVKLTQQHGILHAGVISAALDSACSYAAYTVVAPDASLLTIEFKVNLLSPGRGDRFLFRGEITKPGSTIIVADGRGYAVGDGPAKLIASMTSTLMVVRGREGITG; encoded by the coding sequence ATGAGTGACATGGACAGCGAAGATGTGCACGAACGCATCCGGCAAAGCTTCGCGCGCCAGGGCGCAATGGAAACGCTCGGTGCCGAGCTGACCCGCATATCTCAGGGCGTCGTCGAGATCGAACTGCCGTTCGATGTGAAGCTCACGCAACAACACGGCATTCTGCATGCGGGCGTCATCTCGGCGGCGCTCGACAGCGCCTGCAGCTACGCCGCCTATACCGTCGTTGCACCGGATGCCTCGCTCCTGACGATCGAGTTCAAGGTGAACCTGCTGTCACCGGGCCGTGGCGACCGGTTCCTGTTCCGCGGCGAAATCACAAAGCCTGGCAGTACGATCATTGTTGCGGACGGTCGCGGCTATGCGGTCGGCGACGGCCCGGCCAAGCTCATCGCCTCCATGACCAGTACACTGATGGTCGTGCGCGGACGCGAGGGGATTACCGGGTGA
- a CDS encoding TspO/MBR family protein, translated as MRALLIHVGFIVFTLGFGLLSGLANLPDEWYQSLDKPPFNPPSYLFGPVWTTLYVLIAIAGGRIWLRAPASAAMQIWFGQMIFNLLWSPSFFGLQSPALGLVVILPLLGLILAFIAKAWDIDRLSALLFTPYAAWVGFASLLNLSLFVLN; from the coding sequence ATGCGCGCACTTCTGATCCACGTCGGCTTCATCGTCTTTACCCTCGGTTTCGGCCTGCTCTCCGGTCTCGCCAACCTTCCGGACGAGTGGTACCAGTCTCTCGACAAGCCGCCGTTCAATCCGCCATCCTATCTGTTCGGTCCAGTCTGGACCACGCTTTATGTACTGATCGCGATCGCCGGCGGCCGCATCTGGCTGAGAGCTCCGGCTTCCGCGGCAATGCAGATCTGGTTCGGCCAGATGATTTTCAACCTTCTCTGGTCCCCCTCATTCTTCGGCCTGCAGAGCCCGGCCCTCGGTCTCGTCGTCATCCTCCCGCTCCTCGGTCTGATCCTCGCCTTCATCGCCAAGGCCTGGGACATTGATCGTCTTTCCGCGCTGCTTTTCACTCCCTATGCGGCCTGGGTCGGTTTCGCCTCGCTCCTCAACCTCTCGCTCTTCGTGCTCAACTGA
- the guaA gene encoding glutamine-hydrolyzing GMP synthase has protein sequence MTQTAHPDSVLIIDFGSQVTQLIARRVREAGVYCEIVPFQSADEGFARLKPKAVILSGSPASTLEEGSPRAPQVVFDSGVPVFGICYGQQTICMQLGGKVEGGHHREFGRAFLDIEKECALFEDLWPAGSRHQVWMSHGDRVTALPPGFEVVATSANAPFAFIADEKRKYYAVQFHPEVVHTPDGAKLIANFIHKIAGIKGDWTMSAYRAKAVQAIRDQVGDKRVICALSGGVDSSVAALLIHEAVGDQLTCILVDHGLMRKNEAADVVAMFKEHYNLHLIHVDAVDKFVGELEGVSDPETKRKIIGRLFIETFEEEARKLGGADFLGQGTLYPDVIESVSFTGGPSVTIKSHHNVGGLPERMKMQLVEPLRELFKDEVRVLGKELGLPDSFIGRHPFPGPGLAIRCPGGVTREKLDILREADAIYLDEIRKAGLYDAIWQAFAVLLPVQTVGVMGDGRTYEFVCALRAVTSVDGMTADFYHYDMEFLGRAATRIINEVRGINRVVYDVTSKPPGTIEWE, from the coding sequence ATGACCCAGACAGCTCATCCCGACAGCGTTCTCATCATCGATTTCGGCAGCCAGGTGACGCAGCTCATCGCCCGGCGCGTCCGCGAGGCGGGCGTCTATTGCGAGATCGTTCCGTTCCAATCTGCAGACGAAGGCTTCGCCCGGCTAAAGCCGAAGGCGGTAATCCTCTCCGGGAGCCCGGCTTCGACGCTCGAAGAGGGAAGCCCCCGCGCACCGCAGGTCGTCTTCGACAGCGGCGTTCCGGTCTTCGGCATCTGTTACGGGCAACAGACGATCTGCATGCAGCTCGGCGGCAAGGTCGAGGGCGGACATCACCGGGAATTCGGCCGTGCCTTCCTCGATATTGAGAAGGAATGCGCGCTGTTCGAAGATCTCTGGCCGGCCGGCTCCCGCCACCAGGTCTGGATGTCCCACGGCGACCGCGTAACCGCGCTGCCCCCCGGCTTCGAGGTTGTCGCGACTTCGGCCAACGCGCCCTTCGCCTTCATCGCCGACGAGAAGCGCAAATATTACGCGGTTCAGTTCCATCCAGAAGTCGTGCACACGCCCGACGGTGCCAAGCTCATCGCCAACTTCATCCACAAGATCGCCGGCATCAAGGGCGACTGGACGATGTCGGCCTATCGCGCCAAGGCCGTGCAGGCGATACGCGACCAGGTCGGCGACAAGCGGGTCATCTGCGCCCTCTCGGGCGGCGTTGACTCCTCCGTCGCGGCCCTGCTGATCCACGAGGCCGTCGGCGACCAACTCACCTGCATCCTCGTCGACCACGGGCTGATGCGCAAGAACGAGGCGGCCGATGTCGTCGCCATGTTCAAGGAACACTACAACCTGCACCTCATCCATGTGGATGCCGTCGACAAGTTCGTCGGCGAGCTGGAAGGGGTCTCCGATCCGGAAACCAAGCGCAAGATCATCGGACGGCTGTTCATCGAAACCTTCGAAGAAGAGGCCAGGAAACTCGGCGGCGCCGACTTCCTCGGCCAGGGTACGCTTTATCCCGACGTCATTGAAAGCGTCTCGTTTACCGGCGGCCCGTCGGTCACGATCAAATCGCACCACAACGTCGGCGGTCTGCCCGAGCGCATGAAGATGCAGCTAGTGGAACCGTTGCGCGAACTCTTCAAGGACGAGGTCCGCGTGCTCGGCAAGGAGCTCGGCCTGCCGGACAGTTTCATCGGCCGCCACCCCTTCCCGGGTCCGGGCCTTGCCATCCGCTGCCCGGGCGGTGTGACGCGCGAAAAGCTCGACATCCTGCGCGAAGCCGATGCCATCTATCTCGACGAGATCCGCAAGGCCGGCCTCTACGACGCGATCTGGCAGGCTTTTGCCGTGCTTTTGCCGGTCCAGACCGTCGGCGTCATGGGCGATGGTCGTACCTATGAATTCGTCTGTGCGCTGCGCGCCGTGACCTCGGTCGACGGGATGACCGCTGACTTCTACCACTACGACATGGAATTCCTCGGACGTGCGGCCACCCGCATCATCAACGAGGTCCGCGGCATCAACCGCGTCGTCTACGACGTGACCTCGAAGCCGCCGGGCACGATCGAGTGGGAATGA
- a CDS encoding GntR family transcriptional regulator yields the protein MAETVAERIARVLGERIVAGELMPGAPLRQDRIAEEFEASHVPAREAFQLLRSRGLVVAEPRRGVRVAPLDPAAIQETVEIRAALESLALTFAGPRMNAVCLERIEKALIAADQAQTMAEWEQANRVFHRELVMPCRMPKLLSMLDDLQLANSRIIFSATRSAGWQPGSSLAHRQIVNALKKKEFDRAATMLRNHIRGLERAA from the coding sequence ATGGCGGAAACGGTTGCGGAGCGGATTGCGAGGGTGTTGGGCGAGCGGATCGTCGCCGGAGAACTGATGCCTGGTGCGCCGCTGCGTCAGGATCGGATTGCCGAGGAGTTCGAGGCAAGCCATGTGCCGGCGAGAGAGGCATTCCAGCTGCTGAGGTCGCGTGGGCTGGTGGTCGCCGAACCTCGCCGGGGGGTGCGGGTCGCGCCGCTGGACCCGGCAGCGATCCAGGAAACGGTCGAGATCAGGGCGGCTCTGGAAAGTCTCGCACTCACCTTCGCCGGGCCCCGCATGAATGCAGTCTGCCTCGAGCGGATCGAGAAGGCACTCATTGCTGCCGATCAGGCGCAGACCATGGCCGAGTGGGAGCAAGCCAATCGCGTATTTCACCGCGAGCTCGTCATGCCGTGCCGGATGCCGAAGCTCCTTTCGATGCTCGACGATCTTCAGCTTGCCAATTCGCGGATCATATTCTCGGCGACGCGCTCGGCCGGCTGGCAGCCGGGTTCGAGCCTTGCGCATCGTCAGATCGTGAATGCACTGAAAAAGAAGGAGTTCGATCGTGCGGCGACCATGCTGCGCAATCACATCCGCGGGCTCGAACGCGCGGCGTGA